One window of Athalia rosae chromosome 4, iyAthRosa1.1, whole genome shotgun sequence genomic DNA carries:
- the LOC105692601 gene encoding uncharacterized protein LOC105692601 isoform X8 — MLLQLLEEMLTLIGGLAVAYFIYAFFTKGNDKPATDTPTMAHSALRELVERAVDEARKLPGLGASNATRTDEQTDISDQTYEDLLATAILNKVIEKYQNERVDNNSNTVDENKTSSRPKYISSEIEVGLDEGVEEGSSSLEPLSQDEYSSDCSAPASKYSLNRQEPMSLTIEEHIEEVTTTYTSDEEEEETLETNGLDFRNSHRVPFPEFGMDIIDPSQESSEETQDEATTPTHVDLVTPVESWEENWLFQKKKMQAQSEPVAMLVPNPSEDFRPLIGDREADDTSDLSDCSAQSDEEIEEELLEAINNVIPKIPGSPESYDASPSFINKEITELENQIENDVTKIKGNDGLEKLPPITLGKDHFVENPLIHLEVDRTSGDGITIVHSNGYNEEENENQPPKTPEFKLGIEDMLVFNVSADRIAEPPLKVDNTKDSLKFIQEEKLSINSTLPGEKIGDGEVEESKCSFAPARQEVVEKNERQVEEDILSIDKSELNSSSKDIVDFPLQAVESRIEECDNNVKKEIQLPQLTRDVKLPVPEADISVQELPQLTKDFKLLVNDEEVIKLTGIQQELEKSVNEIDSSLKKVSESPDVTTDLKLSPDESNGKVEDPVPLPRVTRDFKIPVDEGTITVENNVEQVTEIISETVADEIEVCKLEQNNLQGRLEDVKNAVAESVNKLDIPADQVEAEGSVAILKDFGIDNSVTNQVADLDDDIYAEELPRTPRSSLTSSSAPILDSGASETGIQTDLRSLEEKLVSVETRIDSEPDSFANKSNEDAQIAEEVLSSLSTLDNILTGEELNDIVEARLIYVETSGNENSYTVNSHQEDGAQQESEYTEHYDTATQRHLDSLTRSGKSKELKDIQLSDVDRLEDIPPPIPSTPPPIARLRQCREAAALAEVEDVEKPITAERKRVEVDLFLATPPRPGTIAEREHKKWENAAPIENNPYSEENIQKRLLQRQYTRITSSETSSGDNAEVTKMEGNSLQVVLGAGQPDVKRYGRDYYINDSKKANGELARRSTLLNALRRNSSLSQNSGSYDEDTEPQVSYGLDRFEEASLRGSLHRRSFGGQNSSPHFVINPLLHLQRGDERESELNDRCVSDCVTNENQCNARSVDRINSPKTMEKNIVNLESRNRSVVKTTEPPSRAVDPRSKIIVDEKSGCKYVINPLNVCYYIGGPDEDISNVQSREKDYLEVSEGDDLMVEKGDLRLKLLDDKGELVDLEPENFKRLFKAGDDEEKFAVNPLYNLHDGFRSGNQEGISNFVDRDSGMYSIDSNVATEIDKPRISVYRCDEAPKRLSVDESKKPKESQMILINGKKYSNLGGFKSNTFGGIKRRRFELNNFDDESDETDSHDEETFEWPDNYSNFGSLKCQTFGGIKERTKFDGKNILNHQKIKLRPALSFKEAKEVNNIQKATSLKDRDSNWDMFETRSNPSYRKFKDVKSSLKKKKSLCEATAREQTVEDRNIGDESLMASFLRDAIMRPKSRLSTDNDSVYSLDTSYRKSQSRKSSKPRYLTSQNSLRLQPPVSPEVVQKSFETLAGIRRRGSLKDDEISFHSSNSRRRRIPDDISIW; from the exons ATGCTACTGCAACTCTTGGAAGAAATGTTGACGCTGATTGGTGGCTTAGCTGTCGCCTACTTCATCTACGCATTCTTCACGAAGGGAAATG ATAAACCGGCCACGGATACGCCAACCATGGCGCATTCCGCCTTACGCGAATTGGTGGAACGCGCCGTGGACGAAGCAAGAAAATTACCGGGGCTCGGGGCTTCGAATGCTACCAGAACTGACGAGCAAACGGATATTTCCGATCAAACCTACGAGGACCTTCTCGCAACCGCTATACTGAACAAG gtgatagaaaaataccaaaatgaACGTGTTGATAACAATAGTAATACGGTTGATGAGAATAAGACTTCCTCACGACCGAAATACATCAGCA GCGAAATTGAGGTGGGACTTGACGAAGGCGTCGAAGAAGGTAGTAGCAGCCTGGAACCGCTGTCTCAGGACGAGTACAGCAGCGATTGCAGCGCGCCAGCTTCAAAATATTCTTTGAATCGTCAAGAACCAATGTCGCTGACT ATTGAGGAACACATCGAGGAAGTGACAACCACCTACACGTCCgacgaggaagaggaagagacaCTCGAGACGAACGGGCTGGACTTTAGAAACTCTCATCGTGTGCCGTTCCCTGAATTCGGAATGGACATTATAGATC CTTCGCAAGAATCGTCGGAGGAAACCCAGGACGAGGCGACAACGCCGACTCATGTCGATCTAGTCACACCGGTGGAATCTTGGGAGGAAAATTGGCTTTtccaaaagaagaaaatgcaAGCTCAGTCCGAGCCTGTGGCCATGCTGGTTCCGAATCCTAGCGAAGACTTTAGGCCGCTGATCGGAGACCGGGAAGCAGATGACACGTCCGATCTTTCGGACTGTTCGGCACAATCCGACGAGGAAATTGAGGAGGAACTTCTTGAGGCTATAAATAACGTAATACCCAAGATTCCCGGAAGCCCGGAATCGTACGATGcttctccttcttttattAATAAAGAAATTACGGAGTTAGAAAATCAGATTGAAAACGACGTAACTAAAATCAAGGGAAACGATGGCTTGGAAAAACTGCCACCCATCACTCTTGGTAAAGATCATTTTGTAGAGAATCCGTTGATTCATCTCGAAGTCGATCGAACTTCCGGCGATGGGATAACGATCGTTCACAGTAATGGATACAATgaagaggagaatgaaaatcaaCCTCCGAAGACACCTGAATTTAAATTAGGCATAGAAGATATGCTCGTGTTTAACGTTAGCGCGGACAGAATAGCGGAGCCTCCGCTTAAAGTGGACAATACGAAGGACTCTTTAAAATTTAtacaggaagaaaaattatcgattaatTCCACTTTGCcaggtgaaaaaattggagacgGCGAAGTCGAAGAATCGAAATGTTCATTTGCGCCTGCAAGACAAGAAGTTGTGGAGAAAAATGAGCGACAGGTTGAAGAGGACATTCTTTCTATCGACAAGAGCGAATTGAATTCTTCGTCGAAGGATATCGTAGATTTTCCACTGCAGGCTGTCGAATCACGAATCGAAGAGTGCGATAAcaacgtaaaaaaagaaattcaattaccACAGTTAACGAGGGACGTAAAATTACCTGTACCGGAAGCGGATATCAGCGTACAAGAATTACCGCAGCTAACCAAGGATTTCAAATTACTTGTAAATGACGAAGAGGTGATTAAGCTAACGGGAATACAGCAAGAGTTGGAAAAGTCCGTCAACGAAATTGActcaagtttgaaaaaagtgtCCGAATCACCAGACGTGACAACAGACTTGAAATTATCTCCGGATGAATCTAATGGAAAAGTAGAAGATCCAGTCCCATTGCCACGAGTAACAAGAGACTTCAAAATACCCGTAGATGAGGGAACAATAACCGTCGAAAATAATGTAGAACAAGTAACGGAAATCATATCGGAAACCGTTGCTGACGAAATAGAAGTTTGTAAACTGGAGCAAAATAATTTGCAAGGTCGTTTGGAAGACGTTAAAAACGCTGTGGCCGAATCGGTGAACAAACTCGATATACCGGCTGATCAGGTGGAAGCGGAAGGTTCGGTAGCAATTCTGAAAGATTTTGGGATTGATAACTCGGTTACAAACCAGGTCGCTGACCTTGATGACGATATCTATGCAGAAGAGCTACCAAGGACTCCGCGGTCGTCTCTTACAAGTTCATCCGCTCCAATATTGGACAGCGGTGCTTCCGAAACCGGAATTCAAACCGACCTCCGTTCATTAGAAGAAAAACTGGTCTCCGTAGAAACTAGAATTGACAGTGAGCCCGACTCCTTTGCAAATAAATCCAACGAAGACGCTCAAATCGCAGAAGAAGTTCTGAGTTCCTTGAGCACGCTTGACAATATCCTCACCGGTGAAGAATTGAACGACATTGTCGAAGCGCGTCTCATATACGTGGAGACTtcgggaaatgaaaattcttacaCAGTGAACTCGCATC AAGAAGACGGCGCACAGCAGGAGAGCGAATACACCGAACATTACGATACGGCGACCCAGAGGCACTTGGACAGTTTAACCAGATCTGGAAAAAGCAAGGAACTCAAAGACATCCAGCTTTCGGACGTCGACCGTCTAGAAGATATTCCGCCCCCGATACCCTCAACTCCACCCCCGATCGCTAGGCTCAG GCAGTGCCGCGAGGCTGCGGCTTTGGCCGAAGTCGAGGACGTCGAAAAACCCATTACAGCTGAACGGAAACGAGTGGAAGTCGATCTGTTTCTCGCAACTCCACCGCGACcag GAACCATCGCCGAGCGAGAACACAAAAAGTGGGAAAACGCTGCACCGATTGAAAACAATCCTTACAGCGAGGAAAATATCCAGAAGCGGCTTCTACAGCGACAATACACGCGGATAACGTCATCGGAAACTTCGTCTGG GGATAACGCCGAAGTAACAAAGATGGAGGGAAATTCTCTTCAAGTTGTCCTTGGTGCGGGTCAACCGGATGTGAAAAG GTACGGAAGAGACTACTACATCAACGACTCTAAGAAGGCGAATGGAGAACTTGCGCGAAGATCTACATTGTTGAACGCCTTGAGACGTAACAGCTCCCTGTCCCAGAACTCCGGCTCGTATGACGAAGATACCGAACCGCAGGTGAGTTATGGACTTGACAGATTCGAGGAGGCATCCCTGCGGGGCAGCCTTCATAGACGGAGCTTTGGAGGGCAGAATTCAAGCCCTCACTTCGTAATCAACCCTCTGCTACACTTGCAACGTGGCGACGAACGCGAAAGCGAATTAAACGACCGCTGCGTTTCCGATTGCGtaacgaacgaaaatcaatGTAACGCGAGATCCGTTGATCGGATTAACTCTccaaaaacgatggaaaaaaacatCGTTAATTTGGAATCTAGAAATAGATCGGTCGTAAAAACTACCGAGCCGCCTTCCAGGGCTGTAGATCCGCGATCGAAGATTATCGTGGACGAAAAATCGGGATGCAAATACGTGATCAATCCTCTCAACGTATGTTACTACATCGGAGGACCGGATGAGGATATATCTAACGTACAAAGTCGTGAAAAAGATTACTTGGAGGTGTCTGAAGGGGATGATTTAATGGTCGAAAAGGGAGATCTGAGGCTTAAACTTCTCGACGACAAGGGAGAACTGGTGGATTTGGAgcctgaaaattttaaaagacTTTTCAAAGCCGGCGACGATGAAGAGAAATTTGCAGTCAATCCTCTCTACAATTTGCACGATGGATTCCGGAGTGGGAATCAAGAAGGGATTTCTAATTTCGTTGATCGGGATTCAGGGATGTACTCGATAGACTCAAATGTCGCCACAGAGATAGATAAGCCCAGGATAAGTGTATATCGTTGCGATGAAGCTCCGAAAAGATTGTCCGTAGATGAGTCGAAAAAGCCCAAGGAATCCCAAATGATTTTGATTAACGGTAAAAAGTATTCAAATCTTGGAGGATTCAAGTCTAACACTTTTGGCGGAATAAAGAGAAGACGTTTCGAGCTAAATAATTTCGATGACGAGTCTGACGAGACGGATTCACACGACGAGGAGACGTTTGAGTGGCCAgacaattattcgaattttggcAGTTTGAAGTGTCAAACCTTTGGTGGTATcaaggaacgaacgaaatttgacggtaaaaatattctgaatcatcagaaaataaaattacgccCAGCTCTCTCGTTCAAAGAAGCTAAAGAGGTCAACAATATCCAGAAAGCGACATCATTGAAGGACAGGGACTCTAACTGGGATATGTTTGAAACTCGTAGCAACCCGAGTTACAGAAAATTCAAGGATGTTAAGTCAagtttgaagaagaaaaaatctctcTGCGAAGCTACCGCGAGGGAACAAACAGTCGAGGATAGAAACATAGGCGATGAAAGCTTGATGGCTAGTTTTTTGAGAGACGCTATTATGCGGCCAAAATCCCGACTTTCGACTGATAACGATTCGGTTTATTCATTGGATACCAGTTACCGAAAATCACAGAGTAGAAAGTCATCAAAGCCGCGGTATTTAACGAGCCAAAATTCCCTGAGATTACAGCCTCCCGTTTCCCCGGAAGTTGTACAAAAAAGCTTCGAAACTCTAGCTGGTATTCGACGGCGAGGAAGTCTTAAGGACGATGAAATCAGTTTTCATAGTAGTAATAGCAGACGTAGAAGAATCCCTGACGATATTTCTATATggtga
- the LOC105692601 gene encoding uncharacterized protein LOC105692601 isoform X7 — MKADYARVGPDVDLAIGGEEEAGDSIERVRDIIEKIVDGIVGNVDDIPIERLFDHPEYDQLMETYKKPLARTLARLAISLQLSIGHKPATDTPTMAHSALRELVERAVDEARKLPGLGASNATRTDEQTDISDQTYEDLLATAILNKVIEKYQNERVDNNSNTVDENKTSSRPKYISSEIEVGLDEGVEEGSSSLEPLSQDEYSSDCSAPASKYSLNRQEPMSLTIEEHIEEVTTTYTSDEEEEETLETNGLDFRNSHRVPFPEFGMDIIDPSQESSEETQDEATTPTHVDLVTPVESWEENWLFQKKKMQAQSEPVAMLVPNPSEDFRPLIGDREADDTSDLSDCSAQSDEEIEEELLEAINNVIPKIPGSPESYDASPSFINKEITELENQIENDVTKIKGNDGLEKLPPITLGKDHFVENPLIHLEVDRTSGDGITIVHSNGYNEEENENQPPKTPEFKLGIEDMLVFNVSADRIAEPPLKVDNTKDSLKFIQEEKLSINSTLPGEKIGDGEVEESKCSFAPARQEVVEKNERQVEEDILSIDKSELNSSSKDIVDFPLQAVESRIEECDNNVKKEIQLPQLTRDVKLPVPEADISVQELPQLTKDFKLLVNDEEVIKLTGIQQELEKSVNEIDSSLKKVSESPDVTTDLKLSPDESNGKVEDPVPLPRVTRDFKIPVDEGTITVENNVEQVTEIISETVADEIEVCKLEQNNLQGRLEDVKNAVAESVNKLDIPADQVEAEGSVAILKDFGIDNSVTNQVADLDDDIYAEELPRTPRSSLTSSSAPILDSGASETGIQTDLRSLEEKLVSVETRIDSEPDSFANKSNEDAQIAEEVLSSLSTLDNILTGEELNDIVEARLIYVETSGNENSYTVNSHQEDGAQQESEYTEHYDTATQRHLDSLTRSGKSKELKDIQLSDVDRLEDIPPPIPSTPPPIARLRQCREAAALAEVEDVEKPITAERKRVEVDLFLATPPRPGTIAEREHKKWENAAPIENNPYSEENIQKRLLQRQYTRITSSETSSGDNAEVTKMEGNSLQVVLGAGQPDVKRYGRDYYINDSKKANGELARRSTLLNALRRNSSLSQNSGSYDEDTEPQVSYGLDRFEEASLRGSLHRRSFGGQNSSPHFVINPLLHLQRGDERESELNDRCVSDCVTNENQCNARSVDRINSPKTMEKNIVNLESRNRSVVKTTEPPSRAVDPRSKIIVDEKSGCKYVINPLNVCYYIGGPDEDISNVQSREKDYLEVSEGDDLMVEKGDLRLKLLDDKGELVDLEPENFKRLFKAGDDEEKFAVNPLYNLHDGFRSGNQEGISNFVDRDSGMYSIDSNVATEIDKPRISVYRCDEAPKRLSVDESKKPKESQMILINGKKYSNLGGFKSNTFGGIKRRRFELNNFDDESDETDSHDEETFEWPDNYSNFGSLKCQTFGGIKERTKFDGKNILNHQKIKLRPALSFKEAKEVNNIQKATSLKDRDSNWDMFETRSNPSYRKFKDVKSSLKKKKSLCEATAREQTVEDRNIGDESLMASFLRDAIMRPKSRLSTDNDSVYSLDTSYRKSQSRKSSKPRYLTSQNSLRLQPPVSPEVVQKSFETLAGIRRRGSLKDDEISFHSSNSRRRRIPDDISIW; from the exons ATGA aagCGGATTATGCTCGGGTGGGTCCGGACGTGGACCTCGCGATCGGAGGCGAAGAAGAAGCGGGAGATTCGATTGAAAGAGTCAGAGACATTATCGAGAAAATAGTCGACGGCATCGTTGGAAATGTTGACGATATACCGATCGAACGACTCTTCGATCACCCAGAAT ATGATCAACTTATGGAAACGTATAAAAAACCTTTGGCAAGGACTCTTGCTCGGTTGGCAATATCCCTTCAACTGTCTATCGGTC ATAAACCGGCCACGGATACGCCAACCATGGCGCATTCCGCCTTACGCGAATTGGTGGAACGCGCCGTGGACGAAGCAAGAAAATTACCGGGGCTCGGGGCTTCGAATGCTACCAGAACTGACGAGCAAACGGATATTTCCGATCAAACCTACGAGGACCTTCTCGCAACCGCTATACTGAACAAG gtgatagaaaaataccaaaatgaACGTGTTGATAACAATAGTAATACGGTTGATGAGAATAAGACTTCCTCACGACCGAAATACATCAGCA GCGAAATTGAGGTGGGACTTGACGAAGGCGTCGAAGAAGGTAGTAGCAGCCTGGAACCGCTGTCTCAGGACGAGTACAGCAGCGATTGCAGCGCGCCAGCTTCAAAATATTCTTTGAATCGTCAAGAACCAATGTCGCTGACT ATTGAGGAACACATCGAGGAAGTGACAACCACCTACACGTCCgacgaggaagaggaagagacaCTCGAGACGAACGGGCTGGACTTTAGAAACTCTCATCGTGTGCCGTTCCCTGAATTCGGAATGGACATTATAGATC CTTCGCAAGAATCGTCGGAGGAAACCCAGGACGAGGCGACAACGCCGACTCATGTCGATCTAGTCACACCGGTGGAATCTTGGGAGGAAAATTGGCTTTtccaaaagaagaaaatgcaAGCTCAGTCCGAGCCTGTGGCCATGCTGGTTCCGAATCCTAGCGAAGACTTTAGGCCGCTGATCGGAGACCGGGAAGCAGATGACACGTCCGATCTTTCGGACTGTTCGGCACAATCCGACGAGGAAATTGAGGAGGAACTTCTTGAGGCTATAAATAACGTAATACCCAAGATTCCCGGAAGCCCGGAATCGTACGATGcttctccttcttttattAATAAAGAAATTACGGAGTTAGAAAATCAGATTGAAAACGACGTAACTAAAATCAAGGGAAACGATGGCTTGGAAAAACTGCCACCCATCACTCTTGGTAAAGATCATTTTGTAGAGAATCCGTTGATTCATCTCGAAGTCGATCGAACTTCCGGCGATGGGATAACGATCGTTCACAGTAATGGATACAATgaagaggagaatgaaaatcaaCCTCCGAAGACACCTGAATTTAAATTAGGCATAGAAGATATGCTCGTGTTTAACGTTAGCGCGGACAGAATAGCGGAGCCTCCGCTTAAAGTGGACAATACGAAGGACTCTTTAAAATTTAtacaggaagaaaaattatcgattaatTCCACTTTGCcaggtgaaaaaattggagacgGCGAAGTCGAAGAATCGAAATGTTCATTTGCGCCTGCAAGACAAGAAGTTGTGGAGAAAAATGAGCGACAGGTTGAAGAGGACATTCTTTCTATCGACAAGAGCGAATTGAATTCTTCGTCGAAGGATATCGTAGATTTTCCACTGCAGGCTGTCGAATCACGAATCGAAGAGTGCGATAAcaacgtaaaaaaagaaattcaattaccACAGTTAACGAGGGACGTAAAATTACCTGTACCGGAAGCGGATATCAGCGTACAAGAATTACCGCAGCTAACCAAGGATTTCAAATTACTTGTAAATGACGAAGAGGTGATTAAGCTAACGGGAATACAGCAAGAGTTGGAAAAGTCCGTCAACGAAATTGActcaagtttgaaaaaagtgtCCGAATCACCAGACGTGACAACAGACTTGAAATTATCTCCGGATGAATCTAATGGAAAAGTAGAAGATCCAGTCCCATTGCCACGAGTAACAAGAGACTTCAAAATACCCGTAGATGAGGGAACAATAACCGTCGAAAATAATGTAGAACAAGTAACGGAAATCATATCGGAAACCGTTGCTGACGAAATAGAAGTTTGTAAACTGGAGCAAAATAATTTGCAAGGTCGTTTGGAAGACGTTAAAAACGCTGTGGCCGAATCGGTGAACAAACTCGATATACCGGCTGATCAGGTGGAAGCGGAAGGTTCGGTAGCAATTCTGAAAGATTTTGGGATTGATAACTCGGTTACAAACCAGGTCGCTGACCTTGATGACGATATCTATGCAGAAGAGCTACCAAGGACTCCGCGGTCGTCTCTTACAAGTTCATCCGCTCCAATATTGGACAGCGGTGCTTCCGAAACCGGAATTCAAACCGACCTCCGTTCATTAGAAGAAAAACTGGTCTCCGTAGAAACTAGAATTGACAGTGAGCCCGACTCCTTTGCAAATAAATCCAACGAAGACGCTCAAATCGCAGAAGAAGTTCTGAGTTCCTTGAGCACGCTTGACAATATCCTCACCGGTGAAGAATTGAACGACATTGTCGAAGCGCGTCTCATATACGTGGAGACTtcgggaaatgaaaattcttacaCAGTGAACTCGCATC AAGAAGACGGCGCACAGCAGGAGAGCGAATACACCGAACATTACGATACGGCGACCCAGAGGCACTTGGACAGTTTAACCAGATCTGGAAAAAGCAAGGAACTCAAAGACATCCAGCTTTCGGACGTCGACCGTCTAGAAGATATTCCGCCCCCGATACCCTCAACTCCACCCCCGATCGCTAGGCTCAG GCAGTGCCGCGAGGCTGCGGCTTTGGCCGAAGTCGAGGACGTCGAAAAACCCATTACAGCTGAACGGAAACGAGTGGAAGTCGATCTGTTTCTCGCAACTCCACCGCGACcag GAACCATCGCCGAGCGAGAACACAAAAAGTGGGAAAACGCTGCACCGATTGAAAACAATCCTTACAGCGAGGAAAATATCCAGAAGCGGCTTCTACAGCGACAATACACGCGGATAACGTCATCGGAAACTTCGTCTGG GGATAACGCCGAAGTAACAAAGATGGAGGGAAATTCTCTTCAAGTTGTCCTTGGTGCGGGTCAACCGGATGTGAAAAG GTACGGAAGAGACTACTACATCAACGACTCTAAGAAGGCGAATGGAGAACTTGCGCGAAGATCTACATTGTTGAACGCCTTGAGACGTAACAGCTCCCTGTCCCAGAACTCCGGCTCGTATGACGAAGATACCGAACCGCAGGTGAGTTATGGACTTGACAGATTCGAGGAGGCATCCCTGCGGGGCAGCCTTCATAGACGGAGCTTTGGAGGGCAGAATTCAAGCCCTCACTTCGTAATCAACCCTCTGCTACACTTGCAACGTGGCGACGAACGCGAAAGCGAATTAAACGACCGCTGCGTTTCCGATTGCGtaacgaacgaaaatcaatGTAACGCGAGATCCGTTGATCGGATTAACTCTccaaaaacgatggaaaaaaacatCGTTAATTTGGAATCTAGAAATAGATCGGTCGTAAAAACTACCGAGCCGCCTTCCAGGGCTGTAGATCCGCGATCGAAGATTATCGTGGACGAAAAATCGGGATGCAAATACGTGATCAATCCTCTCAACGTATGTTACTACATCGGAGGACCGGATGAGGATATATCTAACGTACAAAGTCGTGAAAAAGATTACTTGGAGGTGTCTGAAGGGGATGATTTAATGGTCGAAAAGGGAGATCTGAGGCTTAAACTTCTCGACGACAAGGGAGAACTGGTGGATTTGGAgcctgaaaattttaaaagacTTTTCAAAGCCGGCGACGATGAAGAGAAATTTGCAGTCAATCCTCTCTACAATTTGCACGATGGATTCCGGAGTGGGAATCAAGAAGGGATTTCTAATTTCGTTGATCGGGATTCAGGGATGTACTCGATAGACTCAAATGTCGCCACAGAGATAGATAAGCCCAGGATAAGTGTATATCGTTGCGATGAAGCTCCGAAAAGATTGTCCGTAGATGAGTCGAAAAAGCCCAAGGAATCCCAAATGATTTTGATTAACGGTAAAAAGTATTCAAATCTTGGAGGATTCAAGTCTAACACTTTTGGCGGAATAAAGAGAAGACGTTTCGAGCTAAATAATTTCGATGACGAGTCTGACGAGACGGATTCACACGACGAGGAGACGTTTGAGTGGCCAgacaattattcgaattttggcAGTTTGAAGTGTCAAACCTTTGGTGGTATcaaggaacgaacgaaatttgacggtaaaaatattctgaatcatcagaaaataaaattacgccCAGCTCTCTCGTTCAAAGAAGCTAAAGAGGTCAACAATATCCAGAAAGCGACATCATTGAAGGACAGGGACTCTAACTGGGATATGTTTGAAACTCGTAGCAACCCGAGTTACAGAAAATTCAAGGATGTTAAGTCAagtttgaagaagaaaaaatctctcTGCGAAGCTACCGCGAGGGAACAAACAGTCGAGGATAGAAACATAGGCGATGAAAGCTTGATGGCTAGTTTTTTGAGAGACGCTATTATGCGGCCAAAATCCCGACTTTCGACTGATAACGATTCGGTTTATTCATTGGATACCAGTTACCGAAAATCACAGAGTAGAAAGTCATCAAAGCCGCGGTATTTAACGAGCCAAAATTCCCTGAGATTACAGCCTCCCGTTTCCCCGGAAGTTGTACAAAAAAGCTTCGAAACTCTAGCTGGTATTCGACGGCGAGGAAGTCTTAAGGACGATGAAATCAGTTTTCATAGTAGTAATAGCAGACGTAGAAGAATCCCTGACGATATTTCTATATggtga